In Burkholderia savannae, one genomic interval encodes:
- the pgeF gene encoding peptidoglycan editing factor PgeF: protein MTMLRPLTLADCVQPDWHAPPRVRALVSTRNGGVSEPPYGGWGGGGEVAGGMNLGRHTGDDPAHVEMNRARLLALTGRSRAAWLEQVHGTDVVRAEDVLAASAGGAGEGEAERVVRADASVATAPGAVCVVMVADCLPVLLCDDAGRAVGAAHAGWRGLVGGIVEKTAERVAALAGGGLDGLHAYLGPAIGPSAFEVGADVRSAFLDAAPLADYAATERAFAPRADAPGKYLADLYALARLRLARAGVTRVSGGTACTATERERFYSYRRDRVTGRMAAMIWLAD from the coding sequence ATGACGATGTTGCGACCCCTGACGCTCGCCGATTGCGTGCAACCCGACTGGCACGCGCCCCCGCGCGTGCGAGCGCTCGTCTCGACGCGCAACGGGGGCGTGAGCGAGCCGCCTTATGGTGGTTGGGGCGGCGGCGGCGAGGTCGCGGGCGGGATGAATCTCGGCCGGCACACGGGCGACGATCCCGCGCATGTCGAGATGAACCGCGCGCGGCTGCTCGCGCTGACCGGCCGGTCGCGCGCCGCGTGGCTCGAGCAGGTCCACGGCACGGACGTCGTGCGCGCCGAGGACGTGCTCGCCGCGAGCGCGGGCGGCGCGGGCGAGGGCGAAGCCGAGCGCGTCGTGCGCGCGGACGCGAGCGTTGCGACGGCGCCGGGCGCCGTTTGCGTCGTGATGGTCGCCGATTGCTTGCCGGTGCTGCTGTGCGACGACGCGGGCCGGGCGGTCGGCGCCGCGCATGCGGGCTGGCGCGGACTCGTCGGGGGGATCGTCGAGAAGACGGCCGAGCGCGTTGCGGCACTGGCGGGCGGCGGCCTCGACGGCCTGCACGCGTATCTCGGCCCGGCGATCGGCCCGAGCGCTTTCGAAGTCGGCGCCGACGTGCGCTCGGCCTTTCTCGACGCGGCGCCGCTCGCCGATTACGCGGCGACCGAGCGCGCATTCGCGCCGCGCGCGGACGCGCCCGGCAAATATCTGGCGGATCTCTACGCGCTCGCGCGTCTGCGCCTCGCGCGCGCGGGCGTCACGCGCGTGAGCGGCGGCACCGCGTGCACGGCGACCGAGCGTGAGCGCTTCTATTCGTATCGACGCGATCGCGTGACGGGACGAATGGCCGCGATGATCTGGCTCGCCGATTGA
- a CDS encoding RluA family pseudouridine synthase — protein sequence MTRSSSLNARAGKSNRDDYSPSVSPADASAGDSLDDDLTSDALVAPASADSGADAPRVIEVPPALAGERLDKALAQLFPEFSRSRLQQWIESERVRVDGAHAKIRQPVPLGATIELLPDLLPEQLAFAPEPVPLSIVYEDDTLVVVDKPAGLVVHPAAGNWSGTLLNGLLHRYADAAGLPRAGIVHRLDKETSGLMVVARTLAAQTDLIRQLQARTVKRRYFALAWGQMPDEGTIDAPIGRDPRERTRMAVVTGAAGKPARTHFRTVDTTMWERQPVSAIHCDLETGRTHQIRVHCAHVGHPLLGDPVYGRARGKRSVAPLPGGFARQALHAWRLGLVHPASGRTMQWRAPLPADLAALVDALGFGADDAEFGDDDAVYDEGYDDGIPHAGDDED from the coding sequence ATGACCCGTTCAAGTTCGTTGAATGCCCGTGCGGGCAAGTCAAACCGCGACGATTATAGCCCAAGCGTCAGCCCCGCCGATGCTTCTGCCGGCGATTCGCTCGACGATGATCTGACGAGCGACGCGCTCGTCGCGCCCGCGAGCGCCGATTCCGGCGCCGATGCGCCGCGCGTGATCGAGGTGCCGCCCGCGCTCGCGGGCGAGCGCCTCGACAAGGCGCTCGCGCAGCTCTTCCCCGAGTTTTCGCGCAGCCGCCTGCAGCAGTGGATCGAATCGGAGCGCGTGCGCGTCGACGGCGCGCACGCGAAGATCCGGCAGCCCGTGCCGCTCGGCGCGACGATCGAGCTCTTGCCCGACCTGCTGCCCGAGCAACTCGCGTTCGCGCCGGAGCCGGTGCCGCTTTCGATCGTCTACGAGGACGACACGCTCGTCGTCGTAGACAAGCCGGCCGGCCTCGTCGTGCATCCGGCCGCCGGCAACTGGAGCGGCACGCTGCTCAACGGCCTGCTGCACCGCTATGCCGATGCGGCGGGCCTGCCGCGCGCGGGCATCGTGCACCGGCTCGACAAGGAAACGTCGGGCCTGATGGTCGTCGCGCGCACGCTCGCCGCGCAGACCGACCTGATCCGCCAATTGCAGGCGCGCACGGTGAAGCGCCGCTATTTCGCGCTCGCGTGGGGGCAGATGCCCGATGAGGGCACGATCGACGCGCCGATCGGCCGCGACCCGCGCGAACGCACGCGGATGGCGGTCGTCACGGGGGCGGCGGGCAAGCCGGCGCGCACGCATTTCCGTACGGTCGACACGACGATGTGGGAGCGCCAGCCGGTGTCGGCGATCCATTGCGATCTCGAGACCGGGCGCACGCACCAGATTCGCGTGCATTGCGCGCACGTCGGGCATCCGCTCCTCGGCGATCCCGTGTACGGCCGCGCGCGCGGCAAGCGCTCGGTCGCGCCGCTGCCGGGCGGCTTCGCGCGGCAGGCGCTGCACGCTTGGCGGCTCGGCCTCGTGCATCCCGCGAGCGGCCGGACGATGCAATGGCGCGCGCCGCTGCCGGCCGATCTCGCGGCGCTCGTCGACGCGCTCGGCTTCGGTGCGGACGACGCGGAATTCGGCGACGACGACGCGGTCTATGACGAAGGTTACGATGACGGCATCCCGCATGCCGGCGACGATGAGGATTGA
- a CDS encoding outer membrane protein assembly factor BamD, with amino-acid sequence MMHSTKRVAKPAAAWAALAAAAALVAGCHGLPQKTDETATWSNNKLYSEAQDALTGGDWGKCAKYFEALQGRDPFGHFAQQAQINVAYCNWKDNEAAAADQAIDRFIQLHPDHPDIAYAYYLKGMIHFNDDLGLFGRFSGQDMSERDPQALRESYDAFKLVVDRYPKSKYAPDAAARMRYIVNALASHEVHAADYYYRRGAYVAAINRAQLAIREYKNAPAIEDALHIMMLSYAKLNQTQLADDTKRVLASTFPDSPYVTGHARPGAKKSWWQF; translated from the coding sequence ATGATGCATTCGACCAAACGCGTCGCGAAACCTGCGGCCGCCTGGGCCGCGCTGGCCGCTGCGGCGGCGCTCGTCGCGGGCTGCCACGGCTTGCCGCAGAAGACCGACGAGACGGCGACCTGGTCGAACAACAAATTATACTCAGAGGCTCAGGATGCATTGACGGGCGGCGACTGGGGCAAGTGCGCGAAATACTTCGAAGCGCTGCAGGGCCGCGATCCGTTCGGCCATTTCGCGCAGCAGGCGCAGATCAACGTCGCGTACTGCAACTGGAAGGACAACGAAGCAGCCGCGGCCGACCAGGCAATCGACCGCTTCATCCAGCTGCACCCGGATCACCCGGATATCGCGTACGCGTACTATCTGAAGGGGATGATCCACTTCAACGACGACCTCGGTCTCTTCGGCCGCTTCTCCGGCCAGGACATGAGCGAGCGCGATCCGCAGGCGCTGCGCGAATCGTATGACGCATTCAAGCTCGTCGTCGACCGCTATCCGAAGAGCAAGTATGCGCCGGACGCGGCCGCGCGGATGCGCTACATCGTCAACGCGCTCGCATCGCACGAAGTGCACGCGGCCGATTACTACTACCGGCGCGGCGCTTACGTCGCGGCGATCAACCGCGCGCAACTCGCGATCAGGGAATACAAGAACGCGCCCGCGATCGAGGATGCGCTGCACATCATGATGCTGTCGTACGCGAAGCTGAACCAGACGCAGCTCGCCGACGACACGAAGCGCGTGCTCGCGTCGACGTTCCCGGACAGCCCGTACGTGACCGGTCATGCTCGGCCGGGCGCGAAGAAATCGTGGTGGCAGTTCTGA